The Pyrococcus kukulkanii genome contains a region encoding:
- the porD gene encoding pyruvate synthase subunit PorD yields MAESPFKVDIERAQKELTEKMTPGAIVYLPGSSVINKTGSWRVFRPEFNKDKCVRCFLCYIYCPEPAIYLDEEGYPVFDYDYCKGCGICANECPTNAIEMVREVK; encoded by the coding sequence ATGGCTGAGAGCCCGTTTAAGGTGGATATTGAGAGAGCCCAAAAAGAATTAACAGAAAAAATGACCCCAGGGGCAATAGTGTATCTCCCAGGAAGCAGCGTAATCAACAAGACCGGCTCTTGGAGAGTCTTTAGGCCTGAGTTTAACAAGGATAAGTGTGTTAGGTGCTTCTTGTGCTACATCTACTGTCCAGAACCTGCAATCTATTTAGATGAAGAGGGCTACCCAGTTTTCGACTATGACTACTGTAAGGGTTGTGGGATTTGTGCAAATGAGTGCCCAACTAATGCTATTGAGATGGTTAGAGAAGTTAAGTGA